The DNA sequence AGTCCGTGGACGATCCAGTCCCGGCCCGGTGGGGCGCCGAGCGCGGCGCCGAGGTCCGCCTGCTGCCAGGAGCCGACGGGCCGGGCGGCGAGTCCGTGGCGGCGGGCGGTGAGGTGGGCCAGGTGGACGGCGAAGCCGGCCCGCAGGTGGGTACGGCGGATGAGCGGCGCGCCGGCGTCCGCCGGGCAGCCGTGGGCGAGCAGGACGGCGCCCGCGTCCGCGATCCACGCCTGGCCGGCGGCCCACGCCGCGAGCGTCGGGCGGGCCTCGCCGGACGCCCGCCGCCGCGGTGACGTCCCGTCACCGGCCGGCTCGACCAGCCCCGGCCGCGCTCCCCCGACGGCGGCACACCAGCCCACCTCCCCGGCCCCCGCCCACGCGGCCACGGCGAGCACCGCCGACAACGCCCGCGGCGAGGGGGTCCCGGTCAGCGGCGGGGGGTCACTGCGACGGGCCAGCAGCTCGGGGGGCGTGGGGGGTGGGAAGAACGGGAGAGGGCCCGCGAGCGAGGGCGGTCGTACGGACACGGAGGGGCCGGGGGGCGGGGGCGGCCCGGCGGACCCGGGAGGGTTGACGGGCGAGGGCCGTCCGGCGGACCCGGGAGGACCGGGGAGCGAAGGCCGTCCAGCAGACGCGGACGAACCGACCGGCGAAGGCCGCCCGGCGGACCCGGGAGGACCGGGGAGCGAGGGCCGCCCGGCGGACGCGGACGAACCGACCGGCGAAGGCCGCCCGGCGGACCCGGGAGGACCGGGGAGCGAAGGCCGCCCGGCGGACGCGGACGAACCGACCGGCGAAGGCCGCCCGGCGGACCCGGGAGGACCGGGGAGCGAAGGCCGTCCAGCAGACGCGGACGAACCGACCGGCGAAGGCCGCCCGGCGGACCCGGGAGGACCGGGGAGCGAAGGCCGCCCGGCGGACGCGGACGAACCGACCGGCGAAGGCAACCCGCCGGGCGGAGAAGCGCCGACCGGCGAGCGCGGTCCGTCAGGCGCGGCAGGACCGACGGTCAAGGGCGGTGCAGCGGACGCGAGATGCCCGCTCGGCGGAGGAATGTGCACCGCGGCGAGCGGGCCGTCGGTGCGGCCGTCCAGCCGGGGCTCGGCGGCGGTCGCGCCCAGGGCGTGGGCCGCGAGGTACAGGGCCCCGGCGGCGTGTCCGGTGTCCAGGAGCAGCAGCGGCCAGGCCCGGTGGCCGTAGTGGGAGACCGTGCGGCGCGCGGTGACGGAAAGTTCGGCGGTCACGCCCGGCGGCGTGCCGTCGGGTTGCCGGCCGAGGCGGTGGACGCGGTGGCGCAGCGGGTCGTAGCCGTAGCGGCCGGGCGGCAGCGGGCAGCCGGCGCCCACGACGAGTTCGGTGTCGACCGGGTGGAGCGCGCCCGCGGACGAGGCGGGCCGCAGGCGGCCGGAATCGTCCGAGGCCGCCAGGGAGAGGCGCAGCAGCGCGCCCAGGTCGAGCTGCCCCGGGCCGGCCTGCGGGACCGGGAGCGGCGGCCCCGGCCAGGCCCGGACGGCGGGCCCGGCGGGTGTGTCGGGGCCCGGCCGCTCGGCGGAGCGGGCGCGGGCGAGTGCGGCGACGAGGTCCACCGGACGGTCGTCGCGGATGTGTTCCACGGGAGCGGGCCTCACATGTGGGGCGGGGGTGCGAGGGTGAAGTCCTCCGGTGCGCTCGGCGCGCTCGTGCGCCAGCCCCGTCGCAGGGCGGTCTCGGCGAGCCGCGGGCAGCCGAAGTAGCCGAAGGCGGCCGGGGCGTTGGGGAGGAGCCCGGAGACGAGGACGCGGGCGACGCGCAGCGCCGTCTCGGCCACGTCCTCGGTGGTGAGGTCGAACGTCATGACGCGGTGTCCGCCCTCGCGGAGCGCGCGGTCGAGCCGGTCCCGGCTGCCGGGCTCGACCGCGTCGAGGGGCACCGTGCCGAGCGCGGGCTCGGTGAAGCGCCGCGCCTCGGCGGCCATCCGCTCGTCCAGCCAGACCTGGACGTGCGCGCCGAGGTCACGGACGTGCTCGAACTGCGGGCCGCACACGTCGAGGTAGCGGTGGTCGGGGCGGTGGTCGAGGTAGAGGCCGCGGGCGAGCAGGCCGGCCTCCACGGCCTGGAACACCCAGCCGTCGGAGCCGGTCAGGCCCTGGGTGAAGACCCAGGTGTGGACGGCCTCCAGCACGGCCTTGCGGGCGGCCTCGGCGGGGTCGTACTTGCAGGCGAAGCCGGCGGCGTACAGGCCGAGCCGCCGGTCGTGCACGAGGGCCGCCATGCAGGGCGCGAACTCCGAGGGCATCTCCACCAGATGGACGTCGAGCGCGGAGCCGGCGAGGTCGTCGGCGAGGCCGGGCACGCTGTCCGGGTCGATGCCGCGGGCCGGGCCGTCCAGGTGCCACCACAGTTCCAGCGCGTCGCGTTCGACGGTCTCCAGCAGGCCGCGTTCGACGGCGTCGTCCAGTCCCTGCCCGGTGGCGATGCCCGCGTAGTTGAGGTGGTGGGTGCGGGGCAGTGAACGCAGTTCGCCCTGGCGCCAGTTGAGGTGGGTGAGGGCGACGGGCGCCCACACCGCGGCGGTGCCGCCGTCCGGCAGCCGCTCCTCGCCGCGCGTCCACAGGGCGGGGGTGTCGGGGGTGAGGGGCCGGTACGGGAACTTCTCCCGGGCGTACTGCCAGGGCGCGTAGGCGGGCAGGTCGCCGGGGCCGTACAACCGCAGCCCCTGCTCGGACAGTTGGGCGGCGGTGGCGCGCAGCGGGGCGTCGGGGTGGCCGGGGGGCGGGACGCGGTTGCCGCAGTAGCGTTCGATTCCCTCGGCTATGGCGGCGATGCGCGCCCCTTCGGGGTCGCCGAAGGTGGTGCCGAGGGAGACCCGGTCGGCGGGCCACAGGCCGAGTCTGCGGGCGTCGGATATCTCGGCGGTGAGCGCGGTGTAGCGGGGCGGGGCACCGGCGGGGTGCTCGACGGGCTTGACCTTGCGGACGATGCCGCAGACGGGATCGACCAGGGCTTCCAGCGGCAGCGCCGTCATCGCAGGATCTCCTCGGCGGGCTCGGTGGGGGTGGGACGGGTGGGGAGCACGTGCAGCGTCAGCGCCACGCTCTCGGGGTCGACCTCGCGCGGCGAGGGGAGCAGGCGGTCCGCCGTGACCGGGTCGGCCCCGGTGTGGGGGTTGCGGGCGTGGGCCGGGAAGTGGTGTCCGGCGATCTCCAGGCGGAGCCGGGTGCCCGGCCGCAGCCGGCGCGCGAGCCGGCCGAGCTCCACGGTGAACTCGGCCGCCCGGCCCGCCGGTTGCTCACGCCGGGCGATGCCGACGGCGAGCCGCTCCGCCGTCCCTTCCGGGGCGAGGGCGACGAGCCGTACGGCCCAGTCGGCGGACGGGGTGCCGGCGGTGGCCCGCAGCCGTACCCGTACGGGGCCGAGCGCGTCGAGCGGGCGGGGCAGCGGCGGGGTGGCCAGCAGGCACCGGTCGGGCGGACCCCCGGTGGGGACGGTGAGGTCGTCGGAGCGGACCGGACGGTCGGGGTCGGCGGTGAAGGCGGCGCCGTGCAGCAACCGGACCCGCGGGGTGCGCGGTCGGCCCTCGGTGGCGGCGGGCACCCACAGGTTGCCTCCACCCAGCGCCAGCGCGCCGTGGCGCCCGGGGGCGAGTTCGCCGCCGAGAGCGCGACGGGCCCAGCGCACGTACAGGTCGCCGAGTCCCACCCGGTGGGCGGGTCCGGCGTCGGGCCCTGGCGCGCCGGCCAGACCGTGGCCCCAGGGGCCCAGCAGCAGTCGGGCGGAGGGCCCGCCCCAGGCGCGCCACAGGGCGACGGTGTCCTCGGTGAAGTGGTCGTGGTGGCCACCCACCGCGAGCAGCGGTACGGCGGCGTGCGCCGCCCGCGTCGTGAGGCGGCCGCGGTCGTGGTGCCGCCACAGGCCCGCCCAGGAGGGCAGGTCCCGGCCCAGCCGTCGCGGGAGGGCGGTGAGCGGCAGGTGGGTGAGCAGCCCGGGGTCGGCGGCGAGGGCCTTGTCCAGGGCGCTCTCGTCCGAGTCCGGCCGGTCGCCGTGGGCGGCCCACCAGCCGGCGCGGGTCAGCAGCCGTTCCACGCCGGAGGGTTCGCGGGCCGTCTCGGCGGCGCCCAGTGCCGGAACGGCGGCGATGACGGCGTCGGGCCGGCCGTCGCCGGGCGCTTCGAGGGCCAGCACGACGGCGCAGTGGGCGGCGTAGGAGGCTCCGGCGGCGACCAGCCGTCCGTCGCTCCAGGGCTGCCGCCGGATCCAGCGGGCCGTGGCCGCTCCGTCGGCGGCCTCGTTCCGGTACGGGTGCCACTCCCCCGGTGACGCGAAGCGGCCCCGCACGTCCTGGACGACGGCGGCGAAGCCGCGGCGGGCCCAGCCGCGCGCCTCGGCCCGGTGGCGTGTGCGGTCGTACGGGGTGCGGATCAGGACGGTGGGGAAGGGCCCGTCGCCGTCCGGAAGATGGGTGTCCGTGGCGAGCCCGCCGACCGTCGCGGTGGGCGGTGTCATCCGTTCTTCTTCGGCATCGGGGCGGCGCCGGGCACCGGGGCGGCGCCGGGCACCGGGAGGGCGTGGGGCACCGGGAGGGCGTGGGGCACCGGGAGGGCGTGGGGCATCGGGGCGACATCGGGCACCGGCAGGACGGGATGCTCGGTGACGGTCAGCGTGCGCAGGTCGACGCGGCGCAGCCGGCGCCGGGCGGGGAGGCCGCCGGTGCCGGGGGCGTCGGTGGCCCACCGGTGGAGGTCGTCGGCGAGCAGCGCGGCGAGCAGTGCGGCGGCGGGCCCGGTGAGCCCGGCCGGTGTGCCGGAGGTGCGGGGTCCGCGCCAGTAGGCGGCCAGTTCGCGGTGGGCGGGGGTGGCGGCGAGGCGCCGGGCGCGGACGTGGGCGGAGGTGACGTCCCCGGGAGCGGCGGCCGGCGGCTCCAGGTACGCCTGCCGGCCCTCGCGGTGGCAGCGCAGCCAGGCGACGCCGTGTCCGGGCAGCCGGTCGGCGGCGTCCCACAGTCCGTCGGGGACGGGCCCGTCGAGGCACCACACCACGGCGGCGGGGTCGTCGCGCAGCAGGTCGTCGAGGTGTTCCGGCGGGGCGGCGGGGGTGTGCGGCGCGGCGCCCAGGGCGGTCAGCTGTGCGGCGAGCGGCCGGGTCAGGATTGGGTCGCCGAAGAGCCGTACGGACCGGCGGGCGGCGGGCCACTCGGGGTGCCGCGGCTCCGCCGTCAGGTAGCCGGCCTCCTCGAACGCCCGCAGGACGCGCCGGAGTTCGCTGTCGTCCGGGGCCGGTGCGGTGCCGGAGAGCACGGCGAGCAGGGTGTCCTGGTCGGCGTCCCCCGTTCGGACGCCGAGGAACTCGCCCTCGGCGGTCCGCAGGGCGAGACCCCGCCCGGGCACGGCGACGACCTCGACACCGGGTGCGAGCCTGCTGCGGGACACGGCGATCCTCCTGACGAGTGGGGCGTACGAGGGGTGTGGGCCCGCCCGGAAGGCAACGGGCGGGCCCACGGTCGAGGGGGTGAGCCCTCGCTTACTCCTCGGTGTCCTCGAAGGGGTTCTCGACGAGCGCGTTGGAGTGGGAAGCCGAGTCGTGGGCCAGCTGGCCCGGGTCGGCGATCGGCGCGAAGACCTGCTCGTTGTCCATGAACTCTCCTTTGTCGGAAGGGAGATACGGCGTTCGGGCGAACGCCATGACAGGAACCTTAATGAATCTGATTTTCATATTCTAGATCGGGGAGGGGGTGATCTGGGTAACACACCGGCCAGCCGCCCTCGGGGTCCCGGCCGACCCGGCCCGCCACCCTGAGCACGTCCGCCAGCAGCCCCGGCGTGACGACGTCCCTCGGCGTACCGTCGGCCACCACGCGGCCGTCGCGCAGGGCCACGACGCGTTCGGCGAACCGGGCCGCGTGGGCCAGGTCGTGCAGCACCATCACCACGGTGAGCCCGCGTTCCTCCCGCAGCCGGACCACCGTCCGCAGCACGTCGAGCTGGTGGTGCAGGTCCAGGTAGGTGGTCGGCTCGTCCAGCAGC is a window from the Streptomyces capillispiralis genome containing:
- a CDS encoding nitroreductase family protein, encoding MAAWAGAGEVGWCAAVGGARPGLVEPAGDGTSPRRRASGEARPTLAAWAAGQAWIADAGAVLLAHGCPADAGAPLIRRTHLRAGFAVHLAHLTARRHGLAARPVGSWQQADLGAALGAPPGRDWIVHGLALGTRHADEENTT
- a CDS encoding YcaO-like family protein is translated as MTALPLEALVDPVCGIVRKVKPVEHPAGAPPRYTALTAEISDARRLGLWPADRVSLGTTFGDPEGARIAAIAEGIERYCGNRVPPPGHPDAPLRATAAQLSEQGLRLYGPGDLPAYAPWQYAREKFPYRPLTPDTPALWTRGEERLPDGGTAAVWAPVALTHLNWRQGELRSLPRTHHLNYAGIATGQGLDDAVERGLLETVERDALELWWHLDGPARGIDPDSVPGLADDLAGSALDVHLVEMPSEFAPCMAALVHDRRLGLYAAGFACKYDPAEAARKAVLEAVHTWVFTQGLTGSDGWVFQAVEAGLLARGLYLDHRPDHRYLDVCGPQFEHVRDLGAHVQVWLDERMAAEARRFTEPALGTVPLDAVEPGSRDRLDRALREGGHRVMTFDLTTEDVAETALRVARVLVSGLLPNAPAAFGYFGCPRLAETALRRGWRTSAPSAPEDFTLAPPPHM
- a CDS encoding CocE/NonD family hydrolase is translated as MTPPTATVGGLATDTHLPDGDGPFPTVLIRTPYDRTRHRAEARGWARRGFAAVVQDVRGRFASPGEWHPYRNEAADGAATARWIRRQPWSDGRLVAAGASYAAHCAVVLALEAPGDGRPDAVIAAVPALGAAETAREPSGVERLLTRAGWWAAHGDRPDSDESALDKALAADPGLLTHLPLTALPRRLGRDLPSWAGLWRHHDRGRLTTRAAHAAVPLLAVGGHHDHFTEDTVALWRAWGGPSARLLLGPWGHGLAGAPGPDAGPAHRVGLGDLYVRWARRALGGELAPGRHGALALGGGNLWVPAATEGRPRTPRVRLLHGAAFTADPDRPVRSDDLTVPTGGPPDRCLLATPPLPRPLDALGPVRVRLRATAGTPSADWAVRLVALAPEGTAERLAVGIARREQPAGRAAEFTVELGRLARRLRPGTRLRLEIAGHHFPAHARNPHTGADPVTADRLLPSPREVDPESVALTLHVLPTRPTPTEPAEEILR
- the amiA gene encoding streptamidine family RiPP, whose translation is MDNEQVFAPIADPGQLAHDSASHSNALVENPFEDTEE